Proteins encoded by one window of Candidatus Stoquefichus sp. SB1:
- the alr gene encoding alanine racemase has product MTHYRDTYAVIRLDYLQDNVELLYQKVQKPMMAIIKANAYGHGYQEVATMLKSHPHISMFGVATLKEAIDLRRIGVEKDILVLGAIPLEDLDEVIANNISLTLYSKDYMLEMIESFHGLQPVKVHLKIDTGMNRLGLKSKSEFEEVLHTCQKSIFQVDGVFTHFASADDELQNDAYEEQLKKFYEIIGDHSFQYIHCQNSAAMMYHNDEKSNIARIGIAMYGVDPAGEESQELKQVMSLYTKVTMVKKVAKGERIGYGLTYTADQDEYIATVPIGYADGFIRANQGREVYINGHYYPIVGRICMDQMMIRVDETIKVHDLIEIFGEHLSLSRMAKELHTIPYEITCLVSERVERVYQK; this is encoded by the coding sequence ATGACACATTATCGTGATACGTATGCAGTCATTCGTTTAGATTATCTGCAAGATAATGTTGAATTATTATATCAAAAGGTTCAAAAACCAATGATGGCGATTATTAAAGCCAATGCATATGGACATGGTTATCAAGAAGTGGCAACGATGCTCAAATCTCATCCACATATATCTATGTTTGGAGTTGCAACTTTAAAGGAAGCTATTGATTTAAGAAGAATTGGTGTTGAAAAAGATATTTTGGTTTTAGGTGCTATTCCTCTAGAAGATTTAGATGAAGTGATTGCTAATAATATTAGTTTAACATTGTATTCAAAAGATTATATGCTAGAAATGATTGAATCTTTTCATGGTTTACAACCAGTGAAAGTGCATCTTAAAATAGATACAGGAATGAATAGACTTGGGTTAAAGTCTAAGAGTGAATTTGAAGAAGTACTTCATACTTGTCAAAAATCTATTTTTCAAGTTGATGGAGTTTTTACACATTTTGCATCAGCAGATGATGAATTGCAAAATGATGCCTATGAAGAGCAATTAAAGAAGTTTTATGAAATTATAGGTGATCATTCATTTCAATATATTCATTGTCAAAATTCAGCTGCTATGATGTATCATAATGATGAAAAATCTAATATTGCTAGAATTGGAATTGCTATGTATGGAGTGGATCCAGCTGGCGAAGAGTCACAAGAATTAAAACAAGTTATGTCGCTTTATACAAAAGTAACAATGGTTAAAAAAGTGGCAAAAGGTGAACGTATTGGTTATGGATTGACTTATACTGCTGATCAAGATGAGTATATTGCGACAGTGCCAATTGGTTATGCTGATGGTTTTATTCGTGCCAATCAGGGACGTGAAGTTTATATAAATGGTCATTATTATCCAATTGTTGGAAGAATCTGTATGGATCAAATGATGATAAGAGTTGATGAAACAATCAAAGTCCATGATTTAATAGAAATTTTTGGTGAACATTTGAGTCTTTCAAGAATGGCGAAAGAACTGCATACCATTCCTTATGAAATTACATGTTTAGTAAGTGAACGTGTTGAAAGAGTTTATCAGAAATAA
- a CDS encoding NUDIX hydrolase yields the protein MKINFYEPIHGDYLQYVVMICHYQGKWVFCQHHTRQTLELPGGHREEGEDNLTAAKRELYEETGAIQYHIKPLCEYSVVDDNQKESFGMLYDVEILELESQLHYEIAKVVLMDELPKHWTYPDIQPYLIQHYQMMKENG from the coding sequence ATGAAAATTAATTTTTATGAACCTATTCATGGAGACTATCTTCAATATGTTGTGATGATATGTCACTATCAGGGAAAATGGGTTTTCTGTCAGCATCATACACGTCAGACACTTGAGTTGCCTGGTGGTCATCGTGAAGAGGGTGAAGATAACCTTACAGCAGCTAAACGTGAACTTTATGAAGAAACAGGAGCTATTCAATATCATATCAAACCATTATGTGAATATTCAGTTGTCGATGATAATCAGAAAGAGAGTTTTGGGATGTTATATGATGTTGAAATTCTTGAGTTAGAATCACAATTACATTATGAAATTGCAAAAGTTGTACTTATGGATGAATTACCAAAACACTGGACTTATCCTGATATTCAACCTTATTTAATCCAACATTATCAAATGATGAAAGAAAATGGCTAA
- a CDS encoding sensor domain-containing diguanylate cyclase: MNLAKLKIEYHMDLEYLLETIIKSPMPIVILFKDRQSRILYVNDQFYQKHPEFKKNPDSVLGKTDFDLFPSSLEHASQAFKDEQNVMETGQAINIFEVEGLNQQGFFKIAHTRKYPVYDDNRECVGIFVVTEDVSNDLSVLQESQEKNAQLMKLNKELTQENTKDSLSGLFNRRFIRAQLNSLYQQYLEEKTPFSILLIDLDNFKQINDTYGHTLGDEVIHYVGEILLNIKRQYYPTIDPCRYGGDEFLVIIPIYQKEGALKIAKDILEAFENQKLHSGDFHQNIQMSIGIATIDNESIHHLLERCDQCLYQAKKDGKHKIYG, translated from the coding sequence ATGAATTTAGCAAAATTAAAAATAGAATATCATATGGATTTAGAATATCTGTTAGAAACAATAATTAAATCGCCTATGCCGATTGTTATTCTTTTTAAAGATCGGCAAAGTCGTATCTTATATGTTAATGATCAATTTTATCAAAAACATCCTGAATTTAAAAAGAATCCTGATTCAGTTTTAGGAAAGACTGATTTTGATTTATTTCCTTCCTCTTTAGAACATGCTTCTCAAGCATTTAAAGATGAACAAAATGTAATGGAAACAGGTCAAGCGATTAATATTTTTGAAGTAGAAGGATTAAATCAACAAGGATTTTTTAAAATTGCTCATACCAGAAAATATCCTGTTTATGATGATAATCGGGAATGTGTTGGTATTTTTGTTGTGACTGAAGATGTGAGTAATGATTTATCAGTATTACAAGAAAGTCAGGAAAAGAATGCACAATTGATGAAATTGAATAAAGAATTAACACAAGAGAATACAAAAGATAGTTTAAGTGGTTTATTTAATCGAAGATTTATTCGGGCACAGTTAAATTCATTGTATCAACAATATTTAGAAGAAAAAACACCGTTTTCTATTTTATTAATAGATTTAGATAATTTCAAACAGATTAATGATACTTATGGTCATACATTAGGTGATGAAGTCATTCATTATGTTGGTGAAATTTTATTGAATATTAAAAGACAATATTATCCTACAATTGATCCTTGTCGTTATGGGGGAGATGAATTTTTAGTGATTATTCCTATTTATCAAAAAGAAGGAGCATTAAAGATTGCAAAGGATATATTAGAGGCTTTTGAAAATCAAAAGCTACATTCAGGAGATTTTCATCAAAATATTCAAATGAGTATTGGTATTGCTACGATTGATAATGAAAGTATTCATCATTTATTAGAACGTTGTGATCAATGCTTATATCAGGCAAAGAAAGATGGAAAACATAAGATTTATGGATAA
- a CDS encoding TetR/AcrR family transcriptional regulator C-terminal domain-containing protein has translation MNEHEQTRYLFAQSAKDLMNKRPLDKITVTDIVKHSGMTRQTFYRYFQDKYDLVNWYFEKLADKSFRQIGNSSTLREGLIKKFTFLFNDKVFFMQAFRSKDYNNVENYDYQCILEFYKNIIQKKIGDIPSDIMFLLEMYCHGSITMTVDWAIGGMQESPEVIADLLIEALPPKLEKLLSDLQ, from the coding sequence GTGAATGAACATGAACAAACACGTTATCTTTTTGCTCAAAGTGCTAAAGATTTAATGAATAAACGTCCATTAGATAAAATAACAGTGACAGATATTGTGAAACATAGTGGGATGACAAGACAAACTTTTTATCGCTATTTTCAGGATAAATATGATCTGGTGAACTGGTATTTTGAAAAATTAGCGGATAAATCATTTCGTCAAATTGGAAATTCTTCTACTTTAAGAGAAGGTTTGATTAAGAAATTTACATTTCTATTTAATGATAAAGTCTTTTTTATGCAAGCTTTTCGTTCTAAAGATTATAATAATGTTGAAAACTATGATTATCAGTGTATCTTAGAATTTTATAAAAATATTATTCAAAAGAAAATTGGAGATATTCCTTCTGATATTATGTTCTTACTAGAAATGTATTGTCATGGTTCCATTACAATGACAGTTGATTGGGCTATTGGTGGGATGCAAGAATCACCAGAAGTGATAGCTGACTTATTAATTGAAGCTTTACCACCAAAATTAGAAAAACTTCTATCTGATTTACAATAA
- a CDS encoding transcription termination/antitermination NusG family protein — protein sequence MFWYVARCKAGKTKKLVSTLNKQANMNAFIPKSERWFGRQGKTIEFIVKELYPDYVFIKSSLDMESFDKRFKEYFKTISGLIDLLEYKDTYPLTSNEQVLLEKLLDNADTIKHTKGIVVDQKFVPTDGPLVGLEDMIKKVDKHRRIATLDTSILTGKLMVAIEIEY from the coding sequence ATGTTTTGGTATGTTGCCAGATGTAAAGCTGGTAAAACAAAGAAACTTGTGAGTACATTAAATAAACAAGCAAACATGAACGCCTTTATACCTAAAAGTGAAAGATGGTTTGGTAGACAAGGAAAGACTATTGAATTTATCGTTAAAGAACTCTATCCCGATTATGTGTTTATCAAGAGTAGTCTGGATATGGAAAGCTTTGATAAAAGATTTAAAGAGTATTTTAAAACTATTAGTGGATTGATAGATTTACTTGAATATAAAGATACATATCCACTTACTAGTAATGAACAGGTTTTATTAGAAAAGTTATTAGATAATGCTGATACGATCAAACATACAAAAGGAATTGTTGTAGATCAGAAATTTGTTCCAACTGATGGTCCCTTAGTAGGTTTAGAAGATATGATTAAAAAAGTTGATAAACATCGAAGAATAGCAACATTAGATACTAGTATTTTGACTGGAAAACTAATGGTTGCAATAGAGATTGAATATTAA
- a CDS encoding transcription termination/antitermination NusG family protein produces the protein MNWYVLYVLSNKTNKILSNLNQREELTAFIPKSEVFHREAKTKTVRDMFNNYIFVKSDMNQSDFNNLLLSMKEENDGLIKQLENAEVSALREKEIEFFNTVLDDEYVARVSVGYQENGKTVITSGPLLHYQDHIIRVIKHHCIAQLDLPFFDRKIVLGVEIKSKN, from the coding sequence ATGAATTGGTATGTCTTATATGTATTAAGTAATAAAACAAATAAAATACTTTCTAATTTGAATCAAAGAGAAGAACTTACTGCCTTTATACCTAAAAGTGAAGTATTTCATAGGGAAGCAAAGACAAAGACGGTAAGAGATATGTTTAATAACTATATCTTTGTAAAGTCAGACATGAATCAAAGTGATTTTAATAATCTTTTGTTGTCTATGAAAGAAGAAAATGATGGACTTATTAAACAATTAGAGAATGCTGAAGTATCTGCTCTAAGAGAAAAAGAAATAGAATTCTTTAATACTGTATTAGATGATGAGTATGTTGCTAGAGTATCTGTTGGGTATCAAGAAAATGGTAAGACAGTTATTACGAGTGGACCATTACTTCATTATCAGGATCATATTATTAGAGTTATTAAGCATCATTGTATAGCACAACTAGATTTACCTTTCTTTGATAGAAAGATAGTTCTAGGTGTTGAAATTAAAAGCAAGAATTGA
- a CDS encoding acyltransferase family protein produces the protein MEKNYNLQVLRGIACIFVCLNHFTFFNKYGFGSAGVEVFLILSGYLTIFNYYKKGGNLSDHYLKRKFITILPMYWILTVLVYIVGLIIPSIFNTLDFSFKNLIYSLLLIPGKTPFIPPGWTLTYIFYFYIIVYLCNSCFKQIRLETKITIWIVLAIIVSFIIHNEFVISLNSPIMIEFVYGFILYRIKDLKFTSNNKIITSFISIMLVLIFFFPGLRLFFQNTILDCRFIIQALITTVLIKGFLDVDLSGLKSSHLKMIGDISFTIYLAHVLIIRPFDKIARIFKIDTSFVMLLMIPICLFFVVIICKYIDLINKKICIYLNRINMVG, from the coding sequence ATGGAAAAGAATTATAACTTGCAAGTACTTCGGGGGATTGCATGTATTTTTGTGTGTCTTAATCATTTTACTTTTTTTAATAAATACGGATTTGGTAGTGCAGGAGTAGAAGTTTTTTTGATTTTATCAGGATATTTAACAATATTTAATTATTATAAAAAAGGGGGAAATTTATCTGACCATTATCTAAAAAGAAAATTCATCACAATATTACCAATGTATTGGATTCTAACAGTATTAGTTTATATAGTTGGTTTAATAATACCCAGCATTTTTAATACTTTAGATTTTAGTTTTAAAAATCTGATATATTCACTTCTATTAATTCCTGGTAAAACTCCTTTCATTCCACCTGGATGGACTTTAACATATATTTTTTATTTTTATATAATTGTTTATCTATGCAATTCATGTTTTAAACAGATAAGGCTAGAAACAAAAATTACGATTTGGATAGTGTTAGCTATTATTGTTTCTTTCATCATACATAATGAGTTTGTGATTAGTTTGAATAGTCCAATTATGATTGAATTTGTCTATGGTTTTATCTTGTATAGAATTAAAGATTTAAAATTTACTTCAAATAATAAAATTATAACTTCATTCATATCTATTATGTTAGTTCTTATTTTTTTCTTTCCAGGATTACGTTTATTTTTTCAAAACACTATATTAGATTGTAGATTTATTATTCAGGCGTTAATTACTACAGTTTTAATAAAAGGATTTTTGGATGTTGACTTATCGGGATTAAAGTCGAGTCATTTAAAAATGATTGGAGATATTTCGTTCACTATTTATTTAGCGCATGTACTAATAATTAGACCGTTTGATAAAATTGCTCGAATATTCAAAATAGATACATCATTTGTAATGTTATTAATGATACCTATTTGCTTATTTTTTGTTGTGATAATATGCAAATATATTGATTTAATAAATAAAAAAATTTGTATTTATTTAAATAGAATAAATATGG